The proteins below are encoded in one region of Tamandua tetradactyla isolate mTamTet1 chromosome 9, mTamTet1.pri, whole genome shotgun sequence:
- the SAXO4 gene encoding stabilizer of axonemal microtubules 4 isoform X1, with the protein MMGKLPLGIVSPYVKMSSGGCTDPLKFYATSYCTAYGREEFRPRTGNHVGTGYKSNYRPMVSYQANLDALDNPAMGEQVRDNFQTVTDQSYCPLEVPDGRSPLPWNMHRTGSGYTREKASVGPLTKEVRKVHFDTRDYGAQGIVGLEPEDVPLLRQQQAKGSPEWENGQHGPRFMSSEYNSKYLNEPSNQPDLLQKKSIGAKEGTGFTEGSAKNPTVFQLPSQVLPGDPTLLPGRSVTKSDFLPTAHFHGDEFLPGLTRGSERETGFSRGNERTLAPRVPPPCSEPSSMKPWQFQAPQRVQQTNVALLGQETVGDKKPTGFTLNNPSYVRSPYDPDMDNRYLTTYNQRYFENIPKGLDREGWTRGGIQPQKPGGYALNQPVTRVEATPSPVENLRHLHPHVGRTLTSADPFYRDAPHSNRFNAPS; encoded by the exons ATGATGGGGAAACTTCCCCTGGGGATCGTCTCCCCTTATGTGAAGATGAGCTCAGGGGGCTGCACGGACCCCCTGAAATTCTACGCCACCAGCTATTGCACGGCCTATG GTCGGGAGGAGTTCAGGCCCCGAACGGGCAACCACGTAGGCACAGGCTACAAATCCAATTACCGGCCCATGGTCTCCTACCAAGCCAATCTGGACGCTCTGGACAACCCAGCTATGGG GGAGCAAGTCCGGGACAACTTCCAGACAGTGACCGATCAGAGTTACTGCCCGCTGGAGGTGCCCGATGGCCGGAGCCCACTGCCCTGGAACATGCACCGGACAGGTTCTGGCTACACACGGGAGAAGGCCAGTGTGGGTCCCCTCACCAAGGAG GTCAGGAAGGTCCATTTCGATACCCGGGACTATGGAGCACAGGGCATCGTGGGGCTGGAGCCCGAGGACGTGCCCCTGCTGCGCCAGCAGCAGGCCAAGGGCTCGCCGGAGTGGGAGAATGGCCAGCAT GGCCCTCgtttcatgtcctctgagtacaATTCCAAGTACCTCAACGAGCCGTCAAACCAGCCAG ATCTGCTGCAGAAGAAATCAATCGGCGCTAAGGAGGGGACGGGCTTCACCGAAGGGTCTGCCAAGAACCCCACTGTCTTCCAGCTACCCTCCCAGGTTCTCCCTGGGGACCCC ACCCTTCTCCCGGGCAGGAGTGTCACCAAGTCGGATTTCCTTCCCACGGCCCACTTTCAT GGAGATGAGTTCCTGCCTGGGCTGACCCGGGGGTCCGAGCGGGAGACTGGTTTCAGCCGGGGAAATGAAAGGACCCTGGCCCCCAGG GTACCCCCTCCCTGCTCAGAACCCAGCAGCATGAAACCCTGGCAATTCCAGGCACCCCAGAGGGTGCAGCAGACAAACGTGGCCCTGCTTGGCCAGGAGACTGTGGGGGACAAG AAGCCCACAGGGTTCACCCTTAACAACCCCAGCTACGTCCGGAGCCCCTATGACCCTGACATGGATAACCGGTACCTGACCACCTACAACCAAAG GTACTTCGAGAACATTCCCAAGGGCCTGGACCGGGAGGGCTGGACTCGAGGGGGCATCCAGCCCCAGAAGCCGGGGGGCTACGCCCTCAACCAGCCGGTCACCCGCGTGGAGGCCACCCCCAGCCCCGTGGAGAACCTGCGGCATCTGCACCCCCACGTGGGAAG GACCCTGACCTCAGCTGACCCCTTCTACCGAGACGCCCCACACAGCAACCGCTTCAATGCGCCCAGCTGA
- the SAXO4 gene encoding stabilizer of axonemal microtubules 4 isoform X2, with protein MMGKLPLGIVSPYVKMSSGGCTDPLKFYATSYCTAYGREEFRPRTGNHVGTGYKSNYRPMVSYQANLDALDNPAMGEQVRDNFQTVTDQSYCPLEVPDGRSPLPWNMHRTGSGYTREKASVGPLTKEVRKVHFDTRDYGAQGIVGLEPEDVPLLRQQQAKGSPEWENGQHGPRFMSSEYNSKYLNEPSNQPDLLQKKSIGAKEGTGFTEGSAKNPTVFQLPSQTLLPGRSVTKSDFLPTAHFHGDEFLPGLTRGSERETGFSRGNERTLAPRVPPPCSEPSSMKPWQFQAPQRVQQTNVALLGQETVGDKKPTGFTLNNPSYVRSPYDPDMDNRYLTTYNQRYFENIPKGLDREGWTRGGIQPQKPGGYALNQPVTRVEATPSPVENLRHLHPHVGRTLTSADPFYRDAPHSNRFNAPS; from the exons ATGATGGGGAAACTTCCCCTGGGGATCGTCTCCCCTTATGTGAAGATGAGCTCAGGGGGCTGCACGGACCCCCTGAAATTCTACGCCACCAGCTATTGCACGGCCTATG GTCGGGAGGAGTTCAGGCCCCGAACGGGCAACCACGTAGGCACAGGCTACAAATCCAATTACCGGCCCATGGTCTCCTACCAAGCCAATCTGGACGCTCTGGACAACCCAGCTATGGG GGAGCAAGTCCGGGACAACTTCCAGACAGTGACCGATCAGAGTTACTGCCCGCTGGAGGTGCCCGATGGCCGGAGCCCACTGCCCTGGAACATGCACCGGACAGGTTCTGGCTACACACGGGAGAAGGCCAGTGTGGGTCCCCTCACCAAGGAG GTCAGGAAGGTCCATTTCGATACCCGGGACTATGGAGCACAGGGCATCGTGGGGCTGGAGCCCGAGGACGTGCCCCTGCTGCGCCAGCAGCAGGCCAAGGGCTCGCCGGAGTGGGAGAATGGCCAGCAT GGCCCTCgtttcatgtcctctgagtacaATTCCAAGTACCTCAACGAGCCGTCAAACCAGCCAG ATCTGCTGCAGAAGAAATCAATCGGCGCTAAGGAGGGGACGGGCTTCACCGAAGGGTCTGCCAAGAACCCCACTGTCTTCCAGCTACCCTCCCAG ACCCTTCTCCCGGGCAGGAGTGTCACCAAGTCGGATTTCCTTCCCACGGCCCACTTTCAT GGAGATGAGTTCCTGCCTGGGCTGACCCGGGGGTCCGAGCGGGAGACTGGTTTCAGCCGGGGAAATGAAAGGACCCTGGCCCCCAGG GTACCCCCTCCCTGCTCAGAACCCAGCAGCATGAAACCCTGGCAATTCCAGGCACCCCAGAGGGTGCAGCAGACAAACGTGGCCCTGCTTGGCCAGGAGACTGTGGGGGACAAG AAGCCCACAGGGTTCACCCTTAACAACCCCAGCTACGTCCGGAGCCCCTATGACCCTGACATGGATAACCGGTACCTGACCACCTACAACCAAAG GTACTTCGAGAACATTCCCAAGGGCCTGGACCGGGAGGGCTGGACTCGAGGGGGCATCCAGCCCCAGAAGCCGGGGGGCTACGCCCTCAACCAGCCGGTCACCCGCGTGGAGGCCACCCCCAGCCCCGTGGAGAACCTGCGGCATCTGCACCCCCACGTGGGAAG GACCCTGACCTCAGCTGACCCCTTCTACCGAGACGCCCCACACAGCAACCGCTTCAATGCGCCCAGCTGA